One Dysosmobacter welbionis DNA segment encodes these proteins:
- the tnpB gene encoding IS66 family insertion sequence element accessory protein TnpB (TnpB, as the term is used for proteins encoded by IS66 family insertion elements, is considered an accessory protein, since TnpC, encoded by a neighboring gene, is a DDE family transposase.) — protein sequence MVQQKFRLAPFSGTLFLFCGYRQDWNKRLYWEEDGFVLVTKRLEAGSFQWPRNSAEARRLSYQQYP from the coding sequence TTGGTACAGCAGAAGTTCCGTTTAGCTCCGTTCAGCGGTACGCTGTTTTTGTTCTGTGGTTATAGGCAGGACTGGAACAAGAGGCTTTATTGGGAAGAGGATGGATTTGTACTGGTCACGAAGCGGTTGGAGGCTGGAAGCTTCCAGTGGCCTCGGAACAGCGCAGAGGCTCGGAGGTTAAGTTACCAGCAGTATCCTTAA
- a CDS encoding S-layer homology domain-containing protein, producing MQCAEAARLPETGEQTGAVITSEMIRSYLETLSRRGRSRNTVQMYGAKLRAFYHYLPSDKRVEEAKCNPWCLRKLYLATRSEIERNVRLPAEQAYEQILDTEQLAAGWTENESNSIQKDVCDRYFLAERCKGGEEMKKRILSALMVLCLLLTLLPVSTLAAEEGTGESDPAINQDGSDLRKDPAEEGGKQEAVESGTADEPDGPSAPNEPGTSGDPEENEPTEVPGDPPQGPDPTAPTEPAGELDPIEPAEDPGTVVEEPVAENAVYVSAAGDDADGTGTADAPYATLAKAAEAAPDGATIYVMSDVEMNQMAWVWEKELTITSYGVDPVTLSRGENFHTNADPARQHYNPAMIEVGGETEQGTVSSLILTHIILDDMGKYEGEYFVQADSEGDGETTVSRSEVPNTSIVQDAIIATYNGMGTITLGDGAELRNYGGMSAVRLSGGELIMEEGSAILDTTENEREKGASGSFGPAGAVWLQGGILTMNGGTIGGDKGVMMNGRALYADGGTANIGGTIQNIHGTDAAWQGQNGVAVHLRSHGEATLASTGEITNVTGTNAGNNCAIWTQFCNFTTKAGSKISHVDGFQLLYFDDLDNNNYSHEVYLNGTISECASGSASLLRSWYGQITFGPNSVIENCSSSSAGGLIYSNNGSHYTFAGTIRDNTASKGMIYLANQGGGGVIATIEETAHIVDNKGLAVRVNNSSNLTMNGGEIARNSSYGIQISGKTDWTGVRFIMNGGKICDNGSYGIYHTVAGKSLVEINGGTISGNKGSSGRQISSSGGYAVAETEEGAGYEYTHVSADVMGEPRTIYVSAGKVELPEGYADVNLGRATNEAVNTLKAGVANEHADWTPVGSSALWVQPSATEYSFELDPTSSPKKTDLYVAYVQVNPDGSPIDGAEVAVEEVENAEKVPIALKDLTAGAPYAVMLFNNKEYTLAPDDITIYTGGGQGEENYDDGGFPKLTINGSVDVKYTGDITSLEIKGVTIPATDDKTMLDQLLENIEAVYTYEDGTVATDDSKPGVYTVTLKWKNGLTNEDVRVNGNNVNLDGAGTLIVRHTQDIEEAQDGANTYVLLTAEPTKAVIHAEAIAKTQTSSWGTVYQPSFYTNDNEDFEIEDIAGIQLLDDSLLIDDDGTDRQALLEQKAEDSDLLNELSDGKTYRYDFHYLDLVDAYNGNAWVSASYGTTIYLPYPDGVTMDNANDLDVQVIHFPGLHREYGIAGQAEVTDAIEACEPEVITAEFDANGIEFDVDRSGFSPFAVVWQENAQTFTITASAGDGGSISPRGSVAVAEGADKIFTITPNGGYTIANVKVDEKSVGAVDSYTFTDVNANHTISATFARDSSGDGGGHDSDPYLRFDSNGGTRFDPIDEDGRSFSLNVYDDEEYGAHIPTRPGYRFTGWYKDSRLTIRVDEDETLRVTSSVTLFAGWTETSVPGMLNGDDHYAYIQGYSDGSVRPNANITRAQVATIFFRLLDENVRDDNLTTSNAFPDVNEDYWANTAISTMARLGVINGRNSGLFDPDANITRAEFAAICARFDDSGVAGVTTFTDTADHWAEDEISRAAALGWIQGYSDDSFRPDQYISRAQAVTMINRVLCRLPEDTDDLLSGMNTWTDCHESDWFYLAIQEATNSHDFVTKDRVYESWTDLNRAPDWSRYE from the coding sequence ATGCAGTGCGCGGAGGCAGCCAGGCTGCCAGAGACTGGGGAGCAGACTGGCGCTGTCATCACATCAGAGATGATCCGGTCCTATCTGGAGACACTCTCCCGCCGGGGGAGGAGCCGGAACACGGTGCAGATGTACGGTGCCAAGCTGCGGGCCTTCTATCACTACCTGCCGTCTGACAAGCGGGTGGAGGAGGCCAAGTGCAACCCCTGGTGCCTGCGGAAGTTGTATCTGGCCACCCGGTCGGAGATCGAGCGGAACGTGCGGCTCCCGGCGGAGCAAGCCTATGAGCAGATTCTGGATACGGAGCAGTTGGCTGCCGGATGGACGGAGAATGAGAGCAATTCCATCCAAAAGGATGTTTGCGATAGATATTTTCTCGCCGAGAGGTGTAAAGGAGGAGAAGAGATGAAGAAACGGATCTTATCAGCTTTGATGGTGCTGTGCCTGCTGCTGACACTGCTGCCGGTTTCGACACTGGCGGCAGAGGAGGGGACTGGCGAGTCGGATCCTGCGATCAATCAGGATGGATCGGACTTGCGGAAAGACCCCGCAGAGGAAGGCGGGAAACAGGAGGCCGTGGAAAGTGGGACCGCCGATGAACCGGATGGCCCCAGTGCGCCAAATGAGCCGGGGACTTCAGGGGATCCAGAGGAAAATGAGCCGACAGAGGTTCCGGGAGATCCCCCTCAGGGTCCGGATCCCACGGCCCCCACGGAGCCTGCGGGAGAGCTGGATCCCATAGAGCCTGCTGAGGATCCGGGGACAGTGGTAGAAGAGCCTGTGGCTGAGAACGCGGTGTATGTGTCGGCAGCAGGCGATGATGCGGACGGCACTGGCACAGCAGACGCTCCATATGCCACCTTGGCAAAGGCGGCGGAAGCAGCCCCGGATGGTGCGACGATTTATGTCATGTCAGATGTGGAAATGAACCAAATGGCATGGGTCTGGGAGAAAGAGCTGACCATCACCAGCTATGGTGTTGATCCTGTGACGCTCTCCCGCGGAGAAAATTTTCATACCAACGCAGATCCCGCCAGACAGCACTACAACCCCGCGATGATCGAAGTAGGCGGGGAAACGGAACAAGGGACCGTTTCGTCTCTTATTTTGACCCACATCATTTTGGATGATATGGGCAAATACGAAGGTGAATACTTTGTGCAGGCCGATTCCGAAGGCGATGGGGAGACCACCGTTAGCAGGAGTGAGGTCCCAAATACAAGCATTGTGCAAGACGCCATAATCGCAACTTACAACGGTATGGGTACGATTACTTTGGGGGATGGTGCGGAACTTCGCAACTACGGCGGTATGAGTGCCGTGCGCCTGTCCGGTGGCGAGCTGATCATGGAAGAAGGCAGCGCCATTTTGGATACAACCGAAAACGAACGTGAGAAAGGTGCGTCCGGCAGCTTTGGCCCCGCTGGTGCGGTCTGGCTCCAGGGCGGCATCTTGACCATGAACGGCGGCACGATAGGCGGCGATAAAGGTGTCATGATGAATGGGCGTGCACTCTATGCAGACGGCGGCACCGCTAACATCGGCGGCACCATTCAAAATATTCATGGTACCGATGCGGCCTGGCAGGGGCAGAACGGTGTTGCTGTCCATCTGCGGTCTCACGGTGAAGCTACCCTTGCCAGCACTGGAGAGATCACCAATGTGACCGGCACCAACGCAGGCAATAACTGCGCCATCTGGACCCAATTTTGCAACTTTACCACTAAAGCGGGATCTAAGATTTCTCATGTGGACGGTTTCCAGCTGCTCTATTTTGACGACCTCGACAACAACAACTACAGCCATGAGGTGTACCTCAACGGTACGATCTCAGAATGCGCTTCGGGTTCGGCGAGTCTTTTGCGGTCCTGGTACGGCCAGATCACATTTGGCCCGAACAGCGTGATTGAAAACTGTAGTTCCAGCAGTGCGGGCGGCCTGATCTATTCCAATAACGGCTCCCACTACACATTTGCGGGCACCATCCGCGACAATACCGCCTCTAAAGGCATGATTTATCTTGCCAACCAGGGTGGCGGCGGTGTCATCGCCACGATTGAGGAGACTGCCCATATTGTGGACAACAAGGGTCTTGCCGTTCGTGTGAACAACAGCTCCAATCTCACCATGAACGGCGGTGAGATTGCCCGCAACTCGAGCTACGGTATCCAGATCAGCGGCAAGACCGACTGGACGGGTGTCAGGTTCATTATGAACGGCGGCAAAATCTGCGACAACGGCAGCTATGGTATCTACCATACCGTTGCAGGGAAGTCCCTCGTCGAGATCAATGGCGGCACCATTTCCGGCAATAAGGGATCGAGTGGCAGACAAATCTCCTCCTCCGGCGGTTATGCTGTTGCTGAAACGGAGGAAGGCGCCGGATATGAGTACACCCATGTAAGCGCTGATGTGATGGGGGAACCCCGTACCATATACGTCAGCGCCGGGAAGGTGGAACTTCCTGAGGGCTATGCGGATGTGAACCTGGGCCGCGCCACGAATGAGGCAGTCAACACGCTGAAAGCTGGCGTTGCTAACGAGCACGCCGACTGGACCCCCGTGGGCAGCAGCGCCCTGTGGGTTCAGCCGTCTGCGACTGAGTACAGCTTCGAGCTCGATCCTACTTCCTCCCCTAAGAAGACCGACCTCTATGTGGCCTATGTACAGGTCAATCCGGACGGTTCACCCATTGATGGGGCTGAAGTGGCGGTCGAAGAGGTGGAGAATGCGGAGAAGGTGCCCATCGCTTTGAAGGATCTGACGGCAGGTGCTCCGTATGCGGTGATGCTCTTCAACAACAAGGAGTATACCCTGGCCCCCGATGACATCACCATCTACACCGGCGGCGGTCAGGGCGAGGAGAACTATGACGACGGCGGTTTCCCCAAGCTCACCATCAATGGCAGTGTTGACGTAAAATACACCGGCGACATTACAAGTTTGGAAATCAAGGGTGTGACTATCCCGGCAACGGACGACAAGACCATGCTCGATCAGCTCCTTGAAAACATTGAGGCGGTCTATACCTATGAGGACGGCACTGTCGCCACAGATGATTCCAAGCCGGGCGTGTACACAGTTACCCTCAAATGGAAGAACGGACTTACCAATGAGGACGTTCGGGTGAATGGCAACAATGTAAACCTTGACGGTGCGGGTACACTAATCGTCCGCCATACGCAGGATATTGAGGAAGCGCAGGACGGCGCCAATACATATGTGTTGTTGACCGCAGAGCCCACCAAGGCTGTGATCCACGCCGAGGCGATTGCAAAGACACAAACCAGCTCATGGGGAACCGTGTATCAGCCGTCTTTCTACACCAACGATAACGAAGACTTTGAGATCGAGGATATCGCCGGTATCCAACTCCTGGATGACTCGCTGCTGATTGATGATGACGGCACGGACCGCCAGGCTCTGCTGGAACAAAAGGCAGAGGATTCTGATCTTCTGAATGAGTTGTCCGATGGCAAAACCTACCGCTACGACTTTCACTACCTGGATCTGGTGGACGCCTACAACGGCAACGCCTGGGTTTCTGCCAGCTATGGCACCACAATCTATTTGCCATATCCCGACGGTGTGACAATGGATAACGCAAATGACCTGGATGTACAGGTCATCCACTTTCCGGGCCTGCACCGGGAATATGGCATTGCCGGTCAGGCCGAGGTGACGGATGCCATTGAAGCCTGTGAGCCGGAGGTTATAACCGCTGAATTTGACGCCAATGGTATCGAATTTGATGTGGACCGTTCCGGATTCTCTCCTTTCGCTGTTGTCTGGCAGGAGAACGCGCAGACCTTCACTATCACCGCCTCCGCCGGTGACGGCGGCTCCATCAGCCCCCGCGGCAGCGTTGCTGTGGCCGAGGGTGCGGACAAGATTTTCACCATCACGCCGAACGGCGGCTATACCATCGCCAATGTGAAAGTGGATGAAAAGAGCGTAGGAGCAGTCGATAGCTATACATTTACGGATGTTAATGCAAACCACACCATTTCTGCAACCTTTGCCCGCGATAGCTCCGGAGACGGTGGCGGCCATGACAGCGATCCCTATCTGAGGTTCGACTCCAATGGCGGCACCCGCTTCGACCCCATCGATGAAGACGGAAGGAGCTTCTCCCTCAATGTGTACGATGATGAGGAGTACGGCGCCCACATCCCCACCCGGCCCGGCTACCGTTTTACCGGTTGGTACAAGGACAGCCGCCTGACCATACGGGTGGACGAGGATGAGACTCTGCGGGTGACCTCCTCCGTGACGCTGTTCGCCGGCTGGACGGAGACCTCCGTGCCCGGCATGCTGAACGGCGACGACCACTACGCCTACATCCAGGGCTATTCTGACGGCTCTGTGCGGCCCAACGCCAATATCACCCGGGCCCAGGTGGCCACCATCTTCTTCCGCCTGCTGGACGAGAATGTGCGGGACGACAATCTCACCACGTCCAACGCCTTCCCGGATGTGAACGAGGACTACTGGGCCAACACGGCCATCTCCACCATGGCCCGGCTGGGCGTCATCAACGGCCGCAACTCCGGCCTGTTCGACCCCGACGCTAACATCACCCGCGCCGAATTCGCGGCCATCTGCGCCCGGTTCGACGACAGCGGCGTCGCCGGCGTCACCACCTTTACGGACACCGCCGACCACTGGGCGGAGGACGAGATCAGCCGCGCCGCGGCGCTGGGCTGGATCCAGGGATACAGCGACGACTCCTTCCGGCCCGACCAGTACATCTCCCGCGCCCAGGCGGTGACCATGATCAACCGGGTGCTGTGCCGCCTGCCGGAGGACACGGACGATCTGCTCTCCGGCATGAACACCTGGACCGACTGCCACGAGAGCGACTGGTTCTACCTAGCCATCCAGGAGGCCACCAACTCCCACGACTTTGTCACCAAGGACCGGGTCTATGAGAGCTGGACCGACCTGAACCGTGCTCCCGACTGGAGCCGGTACGAGTAA
- a CDS encoding tyrosine-type recombinase/integrase: MTEDRLTPLQIQAFARHLRLEEKSEATMEKYLRDIRAFARWLDGREISKGLSAAWKAHLVERGYAPASINAKLSALNSLLEFLGLGGCRVKFLRVQRRLFRDAGRELTKAEYQRLLDTAHRLGQERLGLLVEAMGATGIRVSEVRYLTVEAARQGKAEISLKGKIRTILLPEKLCRKLLQYAQKQKTASGAIFRTKSGKELGRRQIWAEMKRLCGRAGVDPRKVFPHNLRHLFAMVFYRTSRDIVKLADLLGHSSIETTRIYLVTSGAEHQRTLDRLGLIS, from the coding sequence ATGACCGAAGACAGACTGACTCCCCTGCAAATCCAGGCATTTGCCCGCCACCTCCGGCTGGAGGAGAAGAGCGAAGCCACTATGGAGAAGTATCTCCGGGACATCCGGGCCTTCGCACGCTGGCTGGACGGGCGGGAGATCAGCAAAGGGTTGAGCGCGGCGTGGAAGGCTCATCTGGTGGAGCGGGGCTACGCCCCCGCCAGCATCAACGCCAAGCTCTCCGCACTGAACAGCCTGCTGGAGTTCCTGGGCCTCGGCGGCTGCCGGGTGAAATTCCTGAGGGTCCAGCGGCGACTGTTCCGGGACGCCGGCCGGGAACTGACGAAGGCGGAGTACCAGCGCCTGCTGGACACGGCGCACCGGCTGGGACAGGAGCGGCTGGGCCTGCTGGTGGAAGCCATGGGGGCCACGGGCATCCGGGTCAGCGAGGTGCGGTATCTCACGGTGGAGGCCGCCCGGCAGGGCAAGGCCGAGATCTCCCTCAAGGGCAAGATCCGCACCATCCTATTGCCGGAAAAGCTCTGCCGGAAGCTGCTCCAATACGCCCAAAAACAAAAAACCGCCTCCGGTGCAATCTTTCGCACCAAAAGCGGAAAAGAGCTGGGCCGCCGGCAGATCTGGGCGGAGATGAAGCGGCTGTGCGGGCGCGCCGGGGTGGACCCGCGCAAGGTGTTCCCCCACAATCTGCGGCACCTGTTTGCTATGGTGTTCTACCGGACCAGCCGGGACATCGTCAAGCTGGCGGACCTGCTGGGCCACAGCAGCATCGAGACCACCCGCATCTACCTGGTGACCTCTGGCGCAGAACACCAGCGGACGCTGGACCGGCTGGGACTGATCTCCTAA